In the Clostridium beijerinckii genome, one interval contains:
- a CDS encoding D-2-hydroxyacid dehydrogenase, with protein sequence MIKVLTNDGLENASIEALNGLGVEVVNEHFNQDILGAKLKEFDAVVIRSATKLTADVFEAEAGGNLKLAIRAGVGIDNIDIPAAQGKGVTVRNTPSASSDSVAELAIGHMFALARFIAISNYTMRNGEWNKKKYEGTEIAGKTLGIVGMGRIGQSLAKKATALGMKVVYYTIEGRHDDLDYDFVSLEEVLKVSDFISLHVPYDKAAGSLIGKKELELMKNTAYLINCARGKVVDEAALIEALNKGEIAGAGIDVFEEEPTKNEELINHPKVSATPHIGAATKEAQTRIGEEVVSVIKEFFNL encoded by the coding sequence ATGATCAAAGTATTAACAAACGACGGATTAGAAAATGCGTCAATTGAGGCATTGAATGGATTGGGAGTAGAAGTTGTCAATGAACACTTTAACCAAGATATATTGGGGGCGAAATTAAAGGAATTTGATGCAGTTGTTATTAGATCAGCTACTAAGCTTACAGCTGATGTATTTGAAGCAGAAGCAGGCGGAAATTTAAAATTGGCTATTAGAGCTGGTGTTGGAATAGATAACATAGATATTCCTGCTGCACAAGGAAAAGGAGTAACAGTAAGAAATACTCCATCAGCAAGCTCAGATTCAGTTGCAGAACTTGCAATTGGTCATATGTTTGCACTTGCAAGATTTATTGCGATATCTAACTACACTATGAGAAATGGTGAATGGAATAAAAAGAAATATGAAGGAACTGAAATTGCGGGTAAAACACTTGGAATCGTTGGAATGGGAAGAATAGGTCAATCTTTAGCTAAAAAGGCAACTGCTTTGGGTATGAAGGTTGTATATTATACAATTGAAGGAAGACATGATGATTTAGATTATGATTTTGTATCTTTAGAAGAAGTATTAAAGGTTTCAGATTTTATTTCACTTCATGTACCTTATGATAAAGCGGCTGGTTCATTAATAGGAAAAAAAGAATTGGAATTAATGAAGAATACAGCATATCTTATTAATTGTGCTAGAGGTAAGGTCGTTGATGAAGCAGCATTAATAGAAGCACTTAATAAAGGTGAAATTGCTGGAGCTGGTATTGATGTATTTGAAGAGGAGCCAACTAAGAATGAAGAATTAATTAACCATCCGAAAGTTAGTGCTACCCCACACATTGGAGCTGCAACTAAAGAAGCTCAAACAAGAATAGGTGAAGAAGTAGTTTCAGTAATAAAGGAATTCTTTAATCTATAA
- a CDS encoding DUF1015 domain-containing protein: MAIVKAFRGIRPVKELASKIAALPYDVMSSDEAREMVVGNPHSFLHVDRPEIDLDPEIDVHDPKVYAKAKENLDRMIRDGEFIQDEEPCLYIYRQIMNGRSQTGIVFCASIDDYMNNIIKKHEFTRADKEQDRINHVDYCDANTGPIFLTYKEDQIASEIIDAWIQNESKRKPIYNFVAEDGITHIVWVVDNEIIIDEIVDLFKEIDYLYIADGHHRSASAVKVGLKRRAENPNYTGEEEFNYFLAVAFPDNDLMVMDYNRVVKDLNGMTKEELITKLEENFIVTKSENNVPVKPAKKHTFGMDVEGEWYLLEAKDGTFDENNPIAQLDVAILQSNVLTPILGIEDVRTSDRIDFIGGIRGIKELEKRVNSDMKIAFSMYPTEVHDIMDVADIGEVMPPKSTWFEPKLRSGLFIHELK, from the coding sequence ATGGCGATAGTTAAAGCTTTTAGAGGAATTAGACCAGTTAAGGAATTAGCTTCAAAAATAGCAGCTTTACCATATGATGTAATGAGTAGTGATGAAGCAAGAGAAATGGTGGTTGGAAATCCACACTCATTTCTCCACGTTGATAGACCAGAAATAGATTTAGATCCAGAAATAGATGTACATGATCCTAAGGTATATGCAAAGGCTAAAGAAAATCTTGATAGAATGATAAGAGATGGAGAATTTATTCAAGATGAAGAACCTTGTTTATACATATATAGGCAAATAATGAATGGAAGATCTCAAACAGGAATTGTATTCTGTGCATCTATAGATGATTATATGAATAATATAATTAAAAAACACGAGTTTACAAGGGCGGATAAGGAACAGGATAGAATTAATCATGTTGATTATTGTGATGCAAATACTGGGCCAATTTTCTTAACATACAAGGAAGATCAAATTGCATCAGAAATAATAGATGCTTGGATTCAGAATGAAAGTAAAAGAAAACCTATATATAATTTCGTAGCCGAAGATGGTATAACGCACATTGTATGGGTTGTAGATAATGAAATTATTATAGACGAAATAGTTGACCTATTTAAGGAAATAGATTATTTATATATTGCAGATGGTCATCATAGATCGGCTTCCGCTGTAAAAGTTGGGCTTAAGAGAAGAGCCGAAAATCCAAATTATACTGGTGAGGAAGAGTTTAACTATTTCTTAGCGGTTGCATTCCCTGATAATGATCTAATGGTTATGGATTATAACAGAGTTGTTAAAGATTTAAATGGAATGACTAAAGAAGAATTGATTACGAAGTTAGAGGAAAACTTTATTGTAACTAAATCTGAAAATAATGTGCCTGTAAAGCCTGCTAAGAAGCATACATTTGGGATGGATGTTGAAGGAGAATGGTATTTATTAGAGGCAAAAGATGGGACGTTTGATGAAAATAATCCTATAGCGCAACTTGATGTTGCAATTCTTCAAAGTAATGTACTAACACCAATCTTAGGAATTGAAGATGTCAGAACATCAGATAGAATTGACTTTATAGGCGGTATCAGAGGAATCAAAGAGCTTGAAAAAAGAGTTAATTCAGATATGAAGATTGCTTTTTCTATGTATCCAACAGAGGTTCATGACATTATGGATGTTGCTGATATTGGAGAGGTAATGCCACCAAAATCAACATGGTTTGAGCCTAAATTAAGAAGTGGATTATTTATTCATGAATTAAAATAG
- a CDS encoding potassium channel family protein — MNKEILTKGFDELELEKDIKEKDDFILIDKDGVILEYRVIFTEKELLEYLNDHKGHTENRSGLLVTFECNNILGEFYNTIFLKKFRFDSYSNLKMDSHLRLILNNCEFVEDIELLGGDYKRIKINNCIIRNNMFVRFINCDKLRISETVVKESIIVENSEVGKFYGNASIFKENLLFQEVNILNDFILDKIKGEKELCFVDCRFEGLSKLELDINGELSFLQCSFYKKSEINFDDIKGKFSLYKTNFSDKCYLEYELLENKKYKPLIFDNDFKKTKWNFLIVSDIYKSSGRIDQYLETLYYFKKYERLERKSKNKGNFNLLYYLIGITTKYYTSWERTLLSMVVVIVSFFLLYCFFPNLLMCKDVQLNSKNLFITVFEMLKNSNFDANFLISKFGNTLYFTIITFTTVGYGDIIPLNWMKMAVSLESFLGVFFTSSFVVSLSRRFM, encoded by the coding sequence ATGAATAAAGAAATATTAACTAAAGGCTTTGATGAATTAGAGCTAGAAAAAGATATTAAAGAAAAAGATGATTTTATATTGATTGATAAAGATGGAGTTATATTGGAATATAGAGTCATTTTTACAGAGAAAGAGCTATTGGAATATCTTAATGACCATAAAGGTCATACAGAAAATAGAAGTGGCTTATTAGTGACATTTGAATGTAATAATATTTTAGGAGAATTTTATAATACTATATTTTTAAAGAAATTTAGATTTGATAGCTATTCTAATCTCAAAATGGATAGTCATTTACGACTGATACTTAATAATTGTGAATTTGTTGAGGATATAGAATTATTAGGGGGAGATTATAAAAGAATAAAAATCAATAATTGCATAATAAGAAATAACATGTTTGTAAGGTTCATAAACTGTGATAAGTTAAGAATAAGTGAAACTGTGGTTAAAGAAAGCATAATAGTGGAGAATTCTGAGGTTGGAAAATTCTATGGAAATGCATCTATATTTAAAGAAAATTTGCTTTTCCAAGAAGTTAACATACTGAATGATTTTATCCTTGACAAAATTAAAGGAGAAAAGGAATTATGCTTTGTTGATTGTAGATTTGAAGGATTAAGCAAGTTGGAGTTAGATATAAATGGGGAATTAAGTTTTTTGCAGTGTTCTTTTTATAAAAAATCAGAAATTAATTTTGATGATATTAAAGGTAAGTTTAGTCTGTATAAAACTAATTTCTCAGATAAATGTTATCTGGAATATGAACTATTGGAAAACAAAAAGTACAAGCCTCTAATTTTTGACAATGACTTTAAGAAAACAAAATGGAACTTTTTGATCGTATCAGATATATATAAATCTAGTGGAAGGATAGATCAATACCTTGAAACGCTTTATTATTTTAAGAAGTATGAGAGATTAGAGAGAAAAAGTAAAAATAAAGGTAATTTTAATTTGCTGTATTATTTAATTGGCATAACTACAAAGTACTATACAAGTTGGGAGAGAACATTATTGTCTATGGTAGTAGTGATTGTTTCATTTTTTCTACTATACTGTTTCTTTCCTAATTTGCTGATGTGTAAGGATGTTCAATTGAATTCAAAAAATTTATTCATAACAGTATTTGAAATGCTTAAGAATTCGAATTTTGATGCTAATTTTTTAATTAGTAAGTTTGGTAATACATTATATTTTACAATAATAACATTTACAACCGTTGGATATGGTGATATAATCCCGCTAAACTGGATGAAGATGGCTGTTAGTTTAGAGTCATTCTTGGGAGTGTTTTTTACATCGAGCTTTGTAGTATCTCTATCAAGAAGATTTATGTAA
- a CDS encoding TetR/AcrR family transcriptional regulator, translated as MGENDAKEKLIDVTIHMICEGKKPSEITVKDITEKAGLGNGMVNYHFQSKDNLIRLAVKKVMSCATRSLSEKMKSKSNESSIYRLTFILKEVANFIADNSEISKIAILDDLENNQMTAHLLGSEEEYNKCLRELYGDDTHKFWVKNYLIAGYLNYIFLKAENIKNEMGFDFYKKEDREKAIENLVNELVNCNMSKMK; from the coding sequence ATGGGAGAAAATGATGCTAAAGAAAAGTTGATAGATGTTACTATACATATGATATGTGAAGGCAAAAAGCCTAGTGAAATTACCGTAAAAGATATTACCGAGAAGGCAGGACTTGGTAATGGAATGGTAAACTATCATTTCCAGAGTAAAGATAATTTAATTCGTCTAGCAGTAAAAAAGGTTATGAGTTGTGCAACGAGATCTTTAAGTGAGAAAATGAAATCAAAGAGTAATGAATCATCAATTTATAGACTCACCTTCATATTAAAAGAAGTTGCAAACTTTATTGCAGATAATTCTGAAATTTCTAAGATTGCGATTTTAGATGACTTAGAGAATAATCAGATGACAGCACATTTACTAGGGTCAGAAGAGGAATACAATAAGTGCCTTAGGGAACTTTATGGAGATGACACGCATAAATTTTGGGTTAAGAACTACTTAATTGCAGGATATTTAAATTACATATTCTTAAAGGCAGAAAATATAAAGAATGAAATGGGATTTGATTTCTATAAAAAAGAGGATAGAGAAAAAGCAATTGAGAATTTAGTTAATGAATTAGTCAATTGTAATATGTCTAAGATGAAATAG
- a CDS encoding DUF2935 domain-containing protein, producing MLSKQEFINQSLELNLFFLRIMREHSIFIEAALPPKNKDLISQADAFKNEFTTLLSRAILLSDGVIPFETLDSNEISTKYTMDAEKATQFATGIFIDSNITSMEKSLISGMRNSDTSMLTDNVYMLNHQSIAATNMIIKFKTKLRNDVLSCKIFTTLYPAVLNHVLSEAIIFTELLTRLQSGVGIGTKRDILILENFWDDKLAEHSFTIRGMLDPTEVELFNIANNFGKEFVALRDEASDMDKSAEDLSELTETTLSAATNLRNFKAQSTEGLLTCKIKSIILPLFADHVLRESNHYINLLKSFSNI from the coding sequence ATGCTATCAAAGCAAGAGTTTATTAACCAATCTTTAGAATTAAACTTATTCTTTCTAAGAATTATGCGGGAACACTCGATATTTATTGAAGCAGCCCTACCACCAAAGAACAAAGATCTTATAAGTCAAGCTGATGCCTTTAAAAATGAGTTTACAACTTTACTCTCTCGTGCCATATTACTATCAGATGGAGTTATCCCTTTCGAAACATTAGATTCCAATGAAATAAGCACAAAATATACAATGGATGCTGAAAAGGCTACTCAATTTGCTACTGGAATTTTTATAGACTCTAATATAACTTCTATGGAAAAGTCATTAATATCTGGCATGAGAAATAGTGATACATCTATGTTAACCGATAATGTATATATGCTTAACCACCAGTCTATAGCTGCAACTAATATGATTATTAAATTTAAAACAAAACTTAGAAATGATGTTCTATCTTGTAAGATATTTACGACTTTATACCCTGCAGTTCTAAACCATGTGCTTAGTGAAGCAATAATATTTACAGAGCTTCTAACACGATTGCAAAGTGGTGTCGGAATTGGTACTAAGAGAGATATACTAATACTTGAAAACTTTTGGGATGATAAGTTAGCAGAACATTCATTTACTATTAGAGGAATGCTAGATCCTACCGAAGTAGAATTATTCAATATAGCTAATAATTTCGGAAAAGAATTCGTGGCATTGAGAGATGAGGCTTCTGATATGGATAAATCAGCAGAAGATTTGTCTGAACTTACCGAGACTACCTTAAGTGCAGCCACTAATCTCAGAAATTTCAAAGCCCAGAGTACTGAAGGGCTTTTAACTTGTAAAATTAAATCAATAATTCTACCACTCTTTGCTGATCATGTTCTTAGAGAATCAAATCACTATATAAACTTATTAAAATCCTTCAGCAACATTTAA
- a CDS encoding peptide ABC transporter substrate-binding protein — protein MKKSKVKQLCAVALAATLGLTVLAGCGSKKTDKAATSGKQELVFNLAADPKTLDPGLNQAVDGSIVDANAFEGLCKLDESGKAIPGQAEKWEVSDDKLTYTFHLKKDLKWSNGDPVKASDFEYAWKRVLNPETASIYSFQLLYLKGGEEYNTGKGTADQVGVKATDDSTLVVTLAAPCPYFLELTSSTTYMPVDQKIVEGNKDWAKDAKTLVSNGPFKFTDYKIKDQIVLEKNENYPDKDKIKLDKITMKMVTENTSAWASYKTGQFDMVYSVPSSEIEQAIKDKTATTFKMLGTQYVDVNVSDKAKEIDPNAAKVLSNAKFREALANAIDRTTIVEKVLKSGQTPAHSFVAPGITGPDGKDFANKKYFEENGDIEKAKKLLAEAGYPDGQGLPPLVVLYNPENGNGELYQAIQDMWKKIGVNVELQTQEWKVFQATRDAKNYEMARGAWTGDYSDPMTFVDMFISTSPNNEVGYNNPKYDQLVDAAKNETDANKRFDILHQAEDLLMEEMPIIPLYHDTKTFGIKDYVKGVRVSPLGYIYFDSAYIEGKK, from the coding sequence ATGAAAAAAAGCAAAGTAAAACAATTATGCGCAGTAGCTTTAGCAGCAACACTTGGACTTACAGTTTTAGCTGGTTGTGGTTCTAAGAAAACTGATAAAGCAGCGACTTCAGGAAAACAAGAGTTAGTTTTCAACTTAGCAGCTGATCCAAAGACTTTAGATCCAGGGCTAAACCAAGCAGTTGATGGATCTATAGTAGACGCAAATGCTTTTGAAGGGCTATGTAAATTGGATGAGAGTGGTAAGGCAATTCCAGGTCAAGCTGAAAAATGGGAAGTATCTGATGATAAGTTAACATATACTTTTCATTTAAAGAAAGATCTAAAATGGTCAAATGGGGATCCAGTTAAGGCTAGTGATTTTGAATATGCATGGAAAAGAGTATTAAATCCTGAAACTGCATCTATATATTCATTCCAATTACTATATCTTAAGGGTGGAGAAGAATATAATACAGGAAAAGGAACTGCAGATCAAGTTGGAGTAAAAGCAACTGATGATAGTACATTAGTAGTTACTCTTGCAGCACCATGTCCATACTTCTTAGAATTAACATCATCTACGACATATATGCCTGTAGATCAAAAGATTGTTGAAGGAAATAAAGATTGGGCAAAAGATGCTAAAACTTTAGTTTCAAATGGTCCTTTCAAATTTACAGATTATAAGATTAAAGATCAAATTGTACTAGAAAAAAATGAAAATTATCCAGATAAAGATAAAATCAAACTTGATAAAATCACAATGAAGATGGTTACTGAAAATACATCAGCATGGGCAAGTTATAAGACAGGTCAATTCGATATGGTATACTCTGTTCCATCATCAGAAATTGAGCAAGCGATAAAAGATAAGACTGCTACTACATTTAAGATGTTAGGAACTCAATATGTTGATGTTAATGTTTCTGATAAAGCTAAAGAAATAGATCCAAATGCTGCAAAAGTATTGAGTAATGCGAAATTTAGAGAAGCATTAGCTAATGCCATAGACAGAACAACAATTGTTGAAAAAGTACTTAAGAGTGGTCAAACACCTGCACATAGCTTTGTAGCTCCTGGAATTACTGGCCCAGATGGAAAAGACTTTGCAAATAAAAAGTACTTTGAAGAAAATGGTGATATAGAAAAGGCTAAGAAGCTATTAGCTGAAGCTGGATATCCAGATGGTCAAGGATTACCACCACTTGTAGTATTATACAATCCTGAAAATGGTAATGGTGAATTATATCAAGCAATCCAAGATATGTGGAAGAAGATTGGCGTAAATGTTGAACTTCAAACTCAAGAATGGAAAGTATTCCAAGCAACTAGAGATGCTAAGAACTATGAAATGGCAAGAGGTGCATGGACTGGAGATTATTCTGATCCTATGACCTTTGTAGACATGTTTATATCAACTTCTCCTAATAATGAAGTTGGATACAATAATCCAAAATATGATCAATTAGTTGATGCAGCAAAGAATGAAACAGATGCTAACAAGAGATTCGATATATTACATCAAGCAGAAGATCTTCTAATGGAAGAGATGCCTATTATTCCTTTATATCACGATACTAAGACATTTGGAATAAAGGATTATGTTAAAGGTGTAAGAGTATCTCCACTTGGCTATATATACTTTGATAGCGCATATATAGAAGGTAAAAAATAA
- a CDS encoding ABC transporter ATP-binding protein, producing MEKLLDVKDLKTSFKTSAGEVHAVRGVSFYLEKGEALGIVGESGCGKSVTMMSIMRLLADNGRIVGGEILFDGKNISDVKEVEMESIRGNDIGMIFQDPMTSLNPVYTIGDQLMEPLIKHKKISKAEARKEAIKMLGLVGIPSPEKRMKQYPHEFSGGMRQRAMIAMSLICEPKLIIADEPTTALDVTIQAQILDLMKELKQKLDTAIILITHDLGVVADVCSRINVMYGGIIVETGTAEDIFYRGKHPYTWGLLRSVPNPKEDIKEKLIPIEGQPPDLLKPPVGCPFAARCDYAMKICIQEQPPLFEIGDKHRTACWLCHEDAPEVESPIRRME from the coding sequence ATGGAAAAATTACTAGACGTAAAAGATTTAAAAACTTCCTTTAAAACTAGTGCCGGTGAAGTACATGCAGTAAGAGGGGTGTCTTTTTACTTAGAAAAGGGAGAGGCCTTAGGAATAGTTGGAGAATCAGGTTGTGGTAAAAGTGTTACTATGATGTCAATTATGAGATTACTAGCAGACAATGGAAGAATTGTAGGCGGAGAAATACTCTTTGATGGAAAAAATATTTCGGATGTAAAAGAAGTTGAAATGGAGTCTATAAGAGGAAATGATATAGGAATGATATTCCAAGATCCTATGACTTCACTAAATCCAGTTTATACAATAGGCGATCAATTGATGGAGCCATTAATAAAACATAAGAAAATCAGTAAAGCAGAGGCGAGAAAAGAAGCTATAAAGATGCTTGGATTAGTTGGAATACCAAGTCCTGAAAAGAGAATGAAACAGTATCCTCATGAATTTTCAGGTGGTATGAGACAGAGAGCAATGATTGCTATGAGTTTAATTTGTGAGCCAAAGCTTATTATTGCAGATGAGCCAACAACAGCATTGGATGTTACTATTCAAGCTCAAATTTTAGATTTAATGAAGGAATTAAAACAGAAACTTGATACTGCTATTATATTAATAACTCATGATTTAGGTGTTGTTGCGGATGTATGTAGTAGAATAAATGTAATGTATGGTGGAATAATAGTAGAGACGGGAACAGCAGAAGATATATTCTACAGAGGAAAACATCCTTATACTTGGGGACTTTTAAGAAGTGTACCAAATCCTAAAGAAGATATTAAAGAAAAACTTATTCCAATTGAAGGACAGCCACCAGATTTATTAAAGCCACCAGTTGGATGTCCATTTGCAGCCAGATGTGATTATGCAATGAAGATTTGCATTCAAGAGCAACCTCCTTTATTTGAAATAGGAGATAAGCATCGTACAGCATGTTGGTTATGTCATGAGGATGCGCCAGAAGTCGAATCACCTATAAGGAGGATGGAGTAG
- a CDS encoding MarR family winged helix-turn-helix transcriptional regulator yields the protein MFESYDQDIGMLTNKVSKKLTSYLNNKLEKFNITTEQWTVLLKLSKKNKISQKLLAEVSGKDQSTLARILDILERKAFIERHPSKEDRRSFEIHITDSGLNIIGEVSPFLEDLFNKLLKDISLEKLEVYNAVLLKIDKNINSL from the coding sequence ATGTTTGAATCCTATGATCAAGATATTGGAATGTTGACAAATAAAGTTTCTAAAAAATTAACATCTTATCTAAATAATAAATTAGAAAAATTTAATATTACAACCGAGCAATGGACAGTACTATTAAAACTCTCTAAAAAGAATAAAATAAGTCAGAAACTTTTAGCTGAAGTTTCAGGCAAAGACCAGTCCACTTTAGCTAGAATACTTGATATACTTGAAAGAAAGGCTTTTATTGAAAGACATCCAAGCAAAGAGGATAGACGTTCCTTTGAAATCCATATAACAGATAGCGGTTTAAATATTATTGGAGAGGTTTCTCCTTTTTTAGAAGATTTATTTAATAAATTACTTAAAGACATATCTCTTGAAAAACTGGAAGTATATAATGCAGTTCTTTTAAAAATTGATAAAAATATAAATAGTTTATAA
- a CDS encoding ABC transporter ATP-binding protein: MEDNKDVILEVKDLCKYFPANKGLFKGKSYVKAVDRVSFSLKRGETLGLVGESGCGKTTTGRTILKLYEPTEGQIIFNGKDITKYSKQDMVPLRKEMQMIFQDPYASLDPRMTVGDIIGEAIDVHKLLTGEARTERIRSLLSKVGLASDHINRYPHEFSGGQRQRIGIARALAVEPSLIVCDEPISALDVSIQAQVINMLEELQEELGLTYLFIAHDLSMVKHISTHIGVMYLGRMVEKGESNKVYSEGLHPYTQALLSAVPIPDPDVAKNNKRIVLEGDIPSPIDPPPGCRFKGRCKYAKPICSEVDPELKEVKPGHFVACHLYNN, encoded by the coding sequence GTGGAAGATAATAAAGATGTAATTTTAGAAGTTAAAGATTTATGTAAATACTTCCCTGCAAATAAAGGGTTATTTAAAGGTAAAAGTTATGTTAAGGCAGTAGATAGGGTTTCATTCTCACTAAAAAGAGGAGAAACTTTAGGACTTGTAGGTGAATCGGGATGTGGAAAGACAACTACAGGTAGAACTATATTAAAGCTTTATGAACCAACGGAAGGTCAAATAATTTTTAACGGAAAAGATATAACAAAGTATTCAAAACAAGATATGGTTCCTTTGAGGAAGGAAATGCAGATGATCTTTCAAGATCCTTATGCATCTCTAGATCCAAGAATGACTGTTGGAGATATAATAGGAGAAGCTATTGATGTTCATAAATTACTAACAGGTGAAGCAAGAACAGAAAGAATAAGAAGTTTATTATCAAAAGTTGGACTTGCTAGTGATCATATAAATAGATATCCACATGAATTTTCAGGTGGACAAAGACAAAGAATAGGCATAGCAAGAGCGTTAGCTGTAGAACCGTCATTAATAGTCTGTGATGAGCCAATATCAGCACTGGATGTTTCTATCCAAGCTCAGGTTATAAACATGCTAGAAGAACTTCAGGAAGAATTAGGATTGACTTATTTGTTTATAGCCCATGATCTTTCAATGGTTAAGCATATATCAACTCATATAGGAGTTATGTACCTTGGAAGAATGGTTGAAAAGGGAGAAAGTAATAAGGTTTATTCGGAAGGATTGCATCCATATACACAAGCATTACTTTCAGCAGTACCAATACCAGATCCAGATGTAGCTAAAAATAATAAAAGAATAGTTCTAGAAGGAGATATTCCATCACCAATAGATCCACCACCAGGATGTAGATTTAAAGGTAGATGTAAGTATGCAAAACCAATTTGTTCAGAAGTTGATCCAGAGTTAAAGGAAGTAAAGCCAGGCCATTTTGTGGCATGTCACTTGTATAATAACTAA
- a CDS encoding MFS transporter → MEIKNHFNSSKLWTKNYIFMLLSNLFIYLAFYMLTPTLPAYAKLCGGNNLEASLVVSTFSITSLLVRLFIGNIMDRIEIKPLLLLGALILAGSTLSYIWLPIDAIILVRVIQGIGWGLASTGAAAIFSNIVPKEKRGEGMGYYSLSMIISMALSPMVAIVIMNLYSFKNIVLISITLVGIGIIFLSQVKSTIKISSTSNTISKCSLKDSFEKKAALPSLLCFFLVITLCGIMSYIMLYGQELKISSIWIYFIGFVAMILITRPLVGKIFDEKGHAVVILPGSICLIIGLITLSYANSILMLILSSLFYGLGYGAVQPSLQAWAVNRSPSNRQGAANGTFLSSMDLSYTLGSILLSFIAEHKSYAIMYRFSAIFIILLLLIYSYYVFIDNSEEPEIIEEKLS, encoded by the coding sequence GTGGAAATAAAAAATCATTTTAATTCATCAAAACTTTGGACCAAAAATTATATATTTATGCTACTTTCAAATTTATTTATATACTTAGCTTTTTATATGTTAACTCCAACTCTTCCTGCATATGCCAAGCTATGTGGCGGTAATAATTTAGAAGCCAGCCTAGTTGTAAGTACATTTTCAATAACTTCTTTACTTGTTAGATTATTCATAGGCAATATTATGGATAGGATCGAAATCAAACCTCTACTGCTTTTAGGCGCTCTAATACTTGCTGGAAGCACACTATCATATATCTGGCTTCCAATAGATGCAATAATATTGGTTCGCGTCATTCAAGGCATAGGTTGGGGACTTGCTTCTACTGGTGCTGCTGCAATTTTTTCTAATATTGTGCCAAAAGAGAAACGCGGTGAGGGCATGGGCTACTATTCTCTTTCAATGATAATATCCATGGCATTATCTCCTATGGTTGCAATAGTAATAATGAATTTATACAGTTTTAAAAATATTGTTCTTATTTCAATAACTTTAGTAGGTATTGGTATTATATTTCTCAGTCAAGTTAAATCAACTATAAAAATCTCTTCAACATCTAATACGATTTCCAAATGCTCATTAAAAGATTCCTTTGAAAAAAAAGCAGCCTTGCCTTCTTTATTATGCTTTTTTCTTGTAATCACATTATGTGGAATTATGAGTTATATAATGTTATACGGGCAGGAGCTAAAAATATCCTCTATTTGGATTTATTTTATTGGATTTGTTGCAATGATTTTAATAACACGGCCTCTTGTTGGAAAAATATTTGATGAAAAAGGACATGCTGTAGTAATATTACCCGGCTCAATTTGCTTAATAATAGGTCTTATAACTCTCTCCTATGCAAACTCTATTTTAATGCTTATACTCTCCTCCTTATTCTACGGACTTGGGTATGGTGCCGTTCAGCCTTCTCTTCAAGCTTGGGCTGTAAACCGATCTCCTTCTAATAGGCAGGGAGCTGCTAACGGAACTTTCTTATCTTCCATGGATTTATCCTATACACTTGGATCAATTCTTCTAAGTTTCATTGCTGAGCATAAAAGTTATGCAATTATGTATAGATTTTCTGCTATTTTTATAATTTTGCTTTTATTGATATACTCCTATTATGTTTTTATAGATAATTCTGAAGAACCAGAAATTATAGAAGAGAAACTTTCCTAA